A stretch of Canis lupus baileyi chromosome 7, mCanLup2.hap1, whole genome shotgun sequence DNA encodes these proteins:
- the ARMC12 gene encoding armadillo repeat-containing protein 12 isoform X2 encodes MGMSIPRCLGHLDIRKGVVGLATGAGFVYLLYKAIRAGIKCQPPLCTASPICIARLAVERERHGRDSGELRRLLNSLECKQDEYAKSMILHSITRCVYLLEAEASACTNDDIRLVGSMLDDNDNSVKIQALNTLKAFSGIRKFRLKIQEHSIKVLELISTIWDSELHIAGLRLLNSLSLPDYVHPQLRRVMPALMEILQSDYILAQVQAIRLLSYLAQKNDLLYDILNCQVHSNFLNLFQTTQPGSLLFEVLVFAERLSEGRNSPHYRAVKWHYNEQSLHEALFGDESRLADRLLALVIHPEEEVQIQACKVIVSLQCSQDVGVRPSSCRPSHSYFNSGE; translated from the exons ATGGGCATGAGCATCCCCCGGTGCCTGGGGCATCTGGACATCCGCAAGGGTGTCGTGGGCTTGGCCACAGGTGCTGGGTTCGTCTATCTGCTCTACAAGGCCATCAGGGCGGGCATAAAATGCCAGCCGCCGCTCTGCACTGCTTCACCCATCTGCATCGCCC GCCTGGCAGTCGAACGAGAGCGGCACGGGCGAGACTCAGGTGAGCTCCGGAGGCTCCTCAACTCTTTGGAGTGCAAACAGGATGAGTACGCCAAGAGCATGATCCTGCACAGTATCACCCGCTGTGTGTACTTGCTGGAGGCTGAG GCCTCTGCTTGTACTAATGATGATATCAGGttggtgggctccatgctggatgacAACGACAACAGTGTCAAAATCCAAGCTCTGAACACACTTAAAGCTTTCTCTGGCATCAGAAAATTCAGGCTTAAAATCCAG GAACACTCCATCAAGGTACTGGAACTGATCTCCACCATCTGGGATTCGGAGCTGCACATTGCAGGCCTCAGACTTCTCAACAGCCTCTCACTGCCCGACTATGTACATCCACAGCTGCGACGGGTGATGCCTGCCTTGATGGAGATCCTGCAGTCAGACTATATCCTGGCACAG GTGCAAGCTATACGATTGCTGAGCTACTTGGCACAGAAAAACGACCTTCTCTATGATATTCTCAACTGCCAG GTGCATTCCAACTTCCTGAACCTGTTTCAGACCACACAGCCAGGGAGTCTGCTGTTCGAGGTACTGGTGTTTGCTGAGCGGCTAAGTGAGGGCCGGAATTCACCCCACTACCGTGCTGTGAAGTGGCATTACAATGAACAATCTCTGCATGAAGCTCTTTTTGGGGATGAGTCACGACTGGCAGACCGGCTGCTTGCCCTGGTCATCCACCCTGAGGAGGAGGTTCAGATCCAGGCCTGCAAGGTCATAGTCAGCCTGCAGTGCTCCCAGGATGTGGGAGTCCGGCCCTCCTCCTGCCGGCCCAGTCATTCCTACTTCAATAGCGGGGAATAA
- the ARMC12 gene encoding armadillo repeat-containing protein 12 isoform X1, whose amino-acid sequence MGMSIPRCLGHLDIRKGVVGLATGAGFVYLLYKAIRAGIKCQPPLCTASPICIARECTGPGERALPQEAPALEASSVGGPKGLAVERERHGRDSGELRRLLNSLECKQDEYAKSMILHSITRCVYLLEAEASACTNDDIRLVGSMLDDNDNSVKIQALNTLKAFSGIRKFRLKIQEHSIKVLELISTIWDSELHIAGLRLLNSLSLPDYVHPQLRRVMPALMEILQSDYILAQVQAIRLLSYLAQKNDLLYDILNCQVHSNFLNLFQTTQPGSLLFEVLVFAERLSEGRNSPHYRAVKWHYNEQSLHEALFGDESRLADRLLALVIHPEEEVQIQACKVIVSLQCSQDVGVRPSSCRPSHSYFNSGE is encoded by the exons ATGGGCATGAGCATCCCCCGGTGCCTGGGGCATCTGGACATCCGCAAGGGTGTCGTGGGCTTGGCCACAGGTGCTGGGTTCGTCTATCTGCTCTACAAGGCCATCAGGGCGGGCATAAAATGCCAGCCGCCGCTCTGCACTGCTTCACCCATCTGCATCGCCCGTGAGTGTACGGGCCCTGGGGAGAGGGCTCTGCCCCAGGAGGCACCGGCTCTCGAGGCTTCCAGTGTGGGAGGGCCCAAAG GCCTGGCAGTCGAACGAGAGCGGCACGGGCGAGACTCAGGTGAGCTCCGGAGGCTCCTCAACTCTTTGGAGTGCAAACAGGATGAGTACGCCAAGAGCATGATCCTGCACAGTATCACCCGCTGTGTGTACTTGCTGGAGGCTGAG GCCTCTGCTTGTACTAATGATGATATCAGGttggtgggctccatgctggatgacAACGACAACAGTGTCAAAATCCAAGCTCTGAACACACTTAAAGCTTTCTCTGGCATCAGAAAATTCAGGCTTAAAATCCAG GAACACTCCATCAAGGTACTGGAACTGATCTCCACCATCTGGGATTCGGAGCTGCACATTGCAGGCCTCAGACTTCTCAACAGCCTCTCACTGCCCGACTATGTACATCCACAGCTGCGACGGGTGATGCCTGCCTTGATGGAGATCCTGCAGTCAGACTATATCCTGGCACAG GTGCAAGCTATACGATTGCTGAGCTACTTGGCACAGAAAAACGACCTTCTCTATGATATTCTCAACTGCCAG GTGCATTCCAACTTCCTGAACCTGTTTCAGACCACACAGCCAGGGAGTCTGCTGTTCGAGGTACTGGTGTTTGCTGAGCGGCTAAGTGAGGGCCGGAATTCACCCCACTACCGTGCTGTGAAGTGGCATTACAATGAACAATCTCTGCATGAAGCTCTTTTTGGGGATGAGTCACGACTGGCAGACCGGCTGCTTGCCCTGGTCATCCACCCTGAGGAGGAGGTTCAGATCCAGGCCTGCAAGGTCATAGTCAGCCTGCAGTGCTCCCAGGATGTGGGAGTCCGGCCCTCCTCCTGCCGGCCCAGTCATTCCTACTTCAATAGCGGGGAATAA